From the Mycoplasmatota bacterium genome, one window contains:
- a CDS encoding winged helix-turn-helix transcriptional regulator: MFIKRSNVRIKIQEYATMEIFMGFVAIQNPGIFPSDCDYLKYHKEYKINNSDVLKYAFPEEDLDSIEEQIEPIIKIFLEHGDIVLNDKDLNEINTSNQIKSIMEIARSVWELGFSKYWTKIKKRYDRWDNVEINNIDQVIRFLEGQCKQKISLEHQLIIENAKSIILIPLLFLDTQLGFNNVNDNLIILFGTRNIRDNLSAYENNDLYVRCLAALGEKNRLAIMKKLLLNGGSIEGIELASQLNITPATVSHHFTILRQAGLVSRSKSGRIVRFSPEISRLQELVFFLNSMNKGENNV; this comes from the coding sequence ATGTTTATTAAAAGAAGTAATGTACGAATAAAAATTCAAGAATACGCTACTATGGAGATATTTATGGGATTTGTTGCGATACAAAACCCTGGAATATTTCCTAGTGACTGTGATTATTTAAAATATCATAAAGAATACAAAATTAATAATTCAGATGTACTAAAATATGCGTTTCCAGAAGAAGATTTAGATTCAATTGAAGAACAAATAGAACCTATAATAAAAATTTTTTTAGAACATGGTGATATCGTTTTAAATGATAAAGATTTAAATGAAATAAATACCTCAAATCAAATAAAGTCTATAATGGAGATTGCTAGAAGTGTTTGGGAACTAGGTTTTTCTAAATATTGGACAAAAATAAAGAAACGATATGACAGATGGGATAATGTAGAAATAAATAATATTGATCAGGTGATAAGATTCTTAGAAGGGCAATGTAAACAGAAAATTTCATTAGAACATCAATTAATTATTGAGAATGCCAAGTCAATCATACTAATTCCATTATTATTTTTAGATACTCAATTAGGATTTAACAATGTTAATGACAATCTAATTATTTTATTTGGTACAAGAAATATAAGGGATAATTTGAGTGCTTATGAAAATAATGATCTATATGTTAGGTGTTTAGCTGCTTTAGGAGAAAAGAATCGACTGGCTATCATGAAAAAGTTATTACTAAATGGTGGGAGTATTGAGGGAATTGAATTAGCTTCACAATTAAACATAACACCAGCAACAGTATCTCATCATTTCACAATTTTAAGACAAGCAGGTTTAGTATCTCGTTCAAAATCAGGTCGTATCGTCCGGTTTTCTCCTGAAATCTCGCGGCTTCAAGAGTTGGTATTTTTCCTTAACTCAATGAACAAGGGGGAGAATAATGTCTAA
- a CDS encoding threonine-phosphate decarboxylase translates to MKWRMHGANPEKLYQQFGITMPKKVIDFSDNGNAIKQDKVLNINYEAYFDQYPDDEVIELRRLISERENIPIENILFSNGTNELIYILASFYQNKTVAILHPTYSEYEKALKVNNVNVDYIYNFEEVKEKHVALFVCNPNNPTGRYFNYDTMTKLAKKLEAKNIDLIIDEAYIDFMKKKHQTLDIKQFNYVYILRSLTKFYHLSGLRIGYVLSHRDNIEEIKNRQPTWSVNSIAQVVSLAYLNDFDFIEKTKEYYEKERNRLFKQLKELGYEVFDSVVNFFVMKIEDDEELIRFLLTKGIVIRHTRNFPSLNGKYVRITIKSIEEDNILIDALKAYARSKH, encoded by the coding sequence ATGAAATGGCGTATGCATGGAGCTAACCCTGAAAAATTATATCAACAATTTGGCATAACAATGCCCAAAAAAGTAATTGATTTTAGTGATAATGGGAATGCGATTAAACAAGACAAAGTGTTAAATATAAATTATGAAGCCTATTTTGATCAATATCCTGATGATGAAGTCATTGAGTTAAGAAGATTGATTAGTGAGAGAGAAAATATTCCGATTGAAAATATCTTATTTTCAAATGGGACTAATGAATTGATATATATATTAGCCTCTTTTTATCAAAATAAAACGGTTGCTATATTACATCCTACTTATTCAGAATATGAAAAAGCTTTGAAGGTAAATAATGTAAACGTAGACTATATATATAATTTTGAAGAGGTGAAAGAAAAGCATGTTGCTTTATTTGTATGTAATCCAAATAATCCAACAGGACGTTACTTTAATTATGACACCATGACTAAATTAGCGAAAAAGCTAGAAGCAAAAAATATTGATTTAATTATTGATGAAGCATATATTGATTTCATGAAGAAAAAGCATCAAACGCTTGATATAAAACAGTTTAATTATGTTTATATATTACGTTCGCTTACTAAATTTTACCACTTATCTGGTTTAAGAATTGGTTATGTTTTATCCCATAGAGATAATATTGAAGAAATAAAAAATAGACAACCAACATGGAGTGTCAATTCTATTGCACAAGTTGTTAGTTTAGCCTATTTAAATGATTTTGATTTTATAGAAAAAACAAAAGAATATTATGAAAAAGAAAGAAATCGTTTATTTAAACAATTAAAAGAACTTGGGTATGAAGTTTTTGATAGTGTAGTTAATTTCTTTGTGATGAAAATTGAAGATGATGAAGAATTAATTAGGTTTTTACTTACAAAAGGAATTGTTATTCGTCACACTCGTAATTTTCCAAGTCTGAATGGGAAATATGTTCGAATCACTATAAAATCAATTGAAGAAGATAATATACTAATTGATGCATTAAAAGCCTATGCTAGATCAAAACATTAA
- a CDS encoding DUF1189 family protein, with amino-acid sequence MAFFRYLFKQSEKGLGKAFLFSILLGFIFALSVLVISVRYISKLDDSTIKKFADETGCKIVNYQLTCNEDYYEYDDLIIDLNWDDDSLFNDKVILTRDKILFENRINSYEQLLTGLNHGPYMNANDFIDFLGAFSALIYIFGFLGAFVGATIFFIIANTILALVMMGIINASMKTYFKYDQMFKLTIYTSLPYVTFNALTRMIFHESLFGYITSFVPLGGFLRVIIDYTIIFALTYLAVKVGFNKTEENNTELQLDVE; translated from the coding sequence ATGGCATTTTTTCGTTATCTATTTAAACAATCAGAAAAAGGACTAGGAAAAGCATTTTTATTTTCAATATTACTAGGATTTATCTTTGCATTATCAGTATTAGTAATATCAGTAAGATATATATCTAAATTAGATGACTCTACTATTAAGAAGTTTGCTGATGAAACAGGGTGTAAAATTGTTAATTATCAATTAACATGTAATGAGGACTATTACGAGTATGATGATCTTATTATTGATTTAAATTGGGATGATGATAGTCTATTTAATGATAAAGTAATACTGACAAGAGATAAAATACTCTTTGAAAACAGAATTAATAGTTATGAACAATTATTAACAGGTTTAAACCATGGACCTTATATGAATGCGAATGATTTTATTGACTTTTTAGGTGCTTTTTCTGCCCTAATCTATATATTCGGTTTTTTAGGTGCATTTGTAGGAGCGACAATTTTCTTTATTATCGCTAATACAATACTAGCACTAGTCATGATGGGGATAATCAATGCTTCTATGAAAACATACTTCAAGTATGACCAGATGTTTAAGTTAACAATTTATACTTCTTTACCATATGTAACTTTTAATGCGTTAACAAGAATGATTTTTCATGAATCTCTATTTGGATATATAACATCATTTGTACCATTAGGTGGATTCCTACGTGTAATAATTGATTACACAATTATATTTGCATTAACTTACCTTGCAGTTAAGGTAGGATTCAATAAAACTGAAGAAAATAATACTGAACTTCAATTAGATGTTGAATAA
- a CDS encoding HD domain-containing protein gives MLPSRKEAQDMILEAEKLNPGPWVKHVYYTALAAELIAQKHPNLDSEKAYICGLLHDIGRREGIYDLHHTIYGYKYLKDLGYEEVGRISLTHSFVHHDISDFNGNFDCTEEELRFLKSYIEKVTYDDYDKLIQVCDYLALPNGFCILEKRMIDVALRRGVNDLTIGKWKKVFSLKQEIEKSINQSIYNLLPNIIENTLS, from the coding sequence TGTTACCATCTAGAAAAGAAGCACAGGATATGATTTTAGAGGCAGAAAAATTGAATCCTGGTCCATGGGTAAAGCATGTTTATTATACTGCTTTAGCTGCTGAATTAATCGCACAGAAACACCCGAATCTAGATTCTGAGAAAGCCTATATTTGTGGGTTACTCCATGATATAGGTAGAAGAGAAGGGATATATGATTTACATCATACGATTTATGGGTATAAGTATTTAAAAGATTTAGGTTATGAAGAAGTAGGAAGAATAAGCCTAACGCATTCATTTGTTCATCATGATATTTCTGATTTTAATGGAAATTTTGATTGTACAGAAGAAGAATTAAGATTTTTGAAATCATATATTGAAAAGGTGACTTATGATGATTATGATAAATTGATTCAAGTCTGTGATTACCTTGCTTTACCAAATGGTTTTTGTATATTAGAAAAAAGGATGATAGATGTTGCTTTAAGAAGAGGTGTTAATGATTTGACGATTGGAAAGTGGAAAAAGGTGTTTTCTCTAAAACAAGAAATAGAAAAAAGTATTAACCAATCGATATATAATTTACTACCAAATATAATAGAGAACACACTTTCTTAA